A window of Rhipicephalus microplus isolate Deutch F79 chromosome X, USDA_Rmic, whole genome shotgun sequence genomic DNA:
ttattttcaggaatgaaacttggcagttttcactagatgagacttcttgccctgtgccttcagaggtcttcatccgatgggcttgacaacgcgacactttgaagacattctgtagtaatagaaagcagcatatcttgaagcacaagtgaatttagagtatcaataagaatattaagacaataacagcatgccagatttgaaagcataaaatgaaaattatattaccataatgtgcaggtacgaactagccattatataatggtgaaaatgatttatatagttcatgcttgcatacacatcaaaattcgagtaaggcaagaaaattatttaaactataacagcaaaagtatcatatgttatgatagcttcaacagcacagataataaaactcaccctcatggtgagtgcgagaagttcttaagcgctgcttctggagcttttccccagcatgccgaagccacactttaatcacacactcgatgtcatttttttttgtttccggaaaATTTCGCCTCACGGCCTCTGAAAAAGTACAAAGTTCATAAAACAGGAATTACACAATTCAGGAATTGCAGTTTCTCCAATGGTAATCCCTGTTGTGATAGCAGCATTTATGTCACAAACAAATGGTCGCAAAAAATCATTCGCGTTGTTGGGCTTGCTGCTTCCGAAAAAAACACCCACTATAAATGGTGCTTTGTCCTCCAAATTACTTATGCGTCCCAGTATGCACCAAAATTGGCCCCGTGAACTTTTTGAAACCGGCAGACCGTCAATGTTGAAGCTAAGCTTCAAAATTCTTGGTAGTTCTGCACAATCTTGCAGCACTCGCTGTAGGCCTGCACTGAGGCCGAAATGATGGTATTTCCCGCCGGCCAGCTGCAACACTTCCAGGCACTTCTTGGGCGTCTGTAACAATGCCCTTGCAGTTGAAGGGAGCGCGCTGAAGCATTCGTGGGACTGTAGTACTCTCAAGAGCGATGTAACTGAAGTGTGCGATGCGCGAGATTGTAAGGCCCACGCTTGCAGTCTCTCACGAAAGGCCAGCAAGCTGTCCACACTGCCGCGTTCACAAACTTGCTCTTCGTTACTCCCAGTCGGTGCCAATTCGAAAGAATCCCTCTGCCTCACCTGCGAGGTCGCCGAAGTCGAAGCCGCAGCGCTGCTGTCATGGAAGGCACGCCGTTCGAAGTCTGTGTGATCGTGAGGCACAGAAACACTGCAGCCGCTGGGGTAGCACGCGTCGCCAGAAATCAAAACGTGTCCTTGGGGCACATCCGTTTCTGGAACGATCGAGGAGTGTGCCGAAGGCCGTTCTCTGTCATGAACACAAAGGCGACGATGGCCGTCTTCGAGGTCGACCGCACAAGCCTCGGAGGGcaagtcgctctctctttcggcgttgcgggaatctcggtcaacgtaccgcgtgtcatttatgacatcggcctcactgtcaataagctgaaaactagcattgacgcgccgattaatttcacgccgaaatttgcgatccgcgctctcagccatcttgaacagcacagagcacagtagaatggtggctagaccaaagaacacccaccaccagaacacgttgttaggctagtcagttggtttgtacatacatacatgaataagcagtaaagatatacagcgcgaggctgaaaatcaactgtcctctctttttttatttatttacctttgcggcttacaacttcaatatgaaaatttaacagaagacactcacctggcatgcttacgattctttgagggcttctgcgagaagcttcctctatggcgagaagtgttgtattggaatgttgactcgaccaatgactcgacttgacttactgcaggcccataatgatgatgatgatagttgcgtcactttaaaatgggtaaacagtgtcgtagacatccagatttaaaagcaccttgactgcgcatggtgaccgcattaaggtactgctttttttttgttagcaccaccacaacttcagtcgcccattcgttttcccacagcgttctagttccaatgctgctctattcacgataacctaggccagcccagtcgtcagcatggtcagttgtcgtctgctcgatgggaccgtgcggcattgcaacactggacactcgagaataacgtgctcgctattcacagttttcacgcctgcattcattttggagccgacaccgtttatactcgcaccaaacttggtctgccgcacgtgcgttcattggggaaacgggtcagaccacagtcagtgcgatataattccgtatgcacgtcggcggtagatcacgaccaacgaaaacgtgcaggcagaaagtttggcctacgatcacttacaaagtaaataaataaataataaataaaagaacacgtctttctcgtgttggcttgaagtgcttcctcgtgtaactatctcattttaatgatcgagaagtactttactattatgactcgaaagtaggcatacgaaatcccgtggacttattcgttaacagccagaaaattaaccaaacacgaattgcgaaagctgcatgcacctatacgaaacatgcatatcctcaaaacgtcctcgagcagacgatatcaggacaattcttcgtccttaaaaaggtctcaaaggggcattttggggataatcctgcaagtgtcgactagaggaccaaatgaggacgtcctgaaactgccgaggacgtttgtaccatatgaggacgacctcaggtcgtcgagtgttgtctgggtaataaCACACATCACAGCAAAAACGGAAAACATGCTgattcagcgagtctcgggtcgcAGACGAGGCCTTAAAGAtgccaaccttctgcgcatataccacgcgtttCTGATCAGCCACATCAATTACTTCGCgtctgcccacaactggacgaaagtggaaaaaataaaactaaacacgctcatgcgcaaaagcattaaacaagtgcTTGGTTTACCTCAAAACACGAGTAGCCAGTCTtgaccaactaggcatgcacaacaacatcgatgaagtgatcgaggcccagaccatgGCCCAAGTGATCTGCCTCTCTTCCTCCAAGGCAGGACGCCAACTTCTAAGCGAGGCTGGGATGTTCCCACATCCCTACCGTGAACGCGCATAACCCTCCCCAGAGCTAGCTGTCCGCGCTACCTACATGGTAaacccatttccgcgaaatgttcACCCGCAACACgcctggcccgcgctcgcgcgacCCTCAACCGTACCGCTGCGAATCACAACTCTACCATCTTCGTGGATGCGGCGCAATACAATAACTCCTCCACCTTCGCACTAGCGGTAGTAGATGgtgacggagccctacgctcagccgcctcggttaggctagtAACGAGCGCCATAGCCGAGCACGATGGTCGATCCCTCACAAACCCATGTCTTCACAGACTTTCGCGCCGCCAATCGGGCTTACGAAAGCGGCAACATCGCTCGAGAAACAGCCCACATTCTACAAACACGCAAATGCATGGGCTTGCACTATACCTCTCTTGGTTTCCTGGGGCAAAGCGGTCCCCCCACAGCAACCTCAActaaatggctcatgatcgagcgcgagaactgacccgccgcgacgatcaatcagccaccgaagagctgggcccagacgtacaGTTTAATGATCCTTTACTCACCTTTCACGAAATTACTTCCTACTACCGAAACTATAGAAGCCAATACCCTTTACCACATGCAAAGCTCGAACGCTCGCAAGAAGTAGCTTTTCGCAtgctacaaacgagatcgtacctatgacggggccgactcagccgttACAACTCAGGCATAGATTCACAATGGCCAGACTactcagaagtgtactgttcactcgaacacatgctctggcaatgtcccgcgtttcCCCGAGAGGAGCCCCAATCTCAGAAACCAAcaaaaggcagtccagagggcccaagaactggcggaacgccaccacgttcccgccccaaCTCGGGTGTTGCTTATACAGTGGCGGCTGCTAGTGTCCCTCGTGAGACGC
This region includes:
- the LOC119161316 gene encoding uncharacterized protein LOC119161316; this encodes MAESADRKFRREINRRVNASFQLIDSEADVINDTRYVDRDSRNAERESDLPSEACAVDLEDGHRRLCVHDRERPSAHSSIVPETDVPQGHVLISGDACYPSGCSVSVPHDHTDFERRAFHDSSAAASTSATSQVRQRDSFELAPTGSNEEQVCERGSVDSLLAFRERLQAWALQSRASHTSVTSLLRVLQSHECFSALPSTARALLQTPKKCLEVLQLAGGKYHHFGLSAGLQRVLQDCAELPRILKLSFNIDGLPVSKSSRGQFWCILGRISNLEDKAPFIVGVFFGSSKPNNANDFLRPFVCDINAAITTGITIGETAIPELCNSCFMNFVLFQRP